DNA from Helicobacter pylori:
TACTAAGCGAACTATCCAAATTGGATTACAAAGAGACTAACGACCCTAAAATGGCGGATTTGATTTTAATCAACACTTGTAGCGTGCGCGAAAAGCCTGAAAGGAAATTGTTTTCAGAAATCGGTCAATTCGCTAAGATCAAAAAACCCAACGCCAAAATTGGGGTTTGCGGGTGCACTGCAAGCCACATGGGAGCGGATATACTCAAAAAAGCCCCGAGCGTGAGCTTTGTGTTAGGGGCTAGGAATGTGTCTAAAATCTCTCAAGTGATCCATAGAGAAAAAGCGGTTGAAGTGGCGATTGATTATGATGAAAGCGCGTATGCGTTTGAATTTTTTGAAAAAAAGGCTCAAATCAGATCGTTACTAAACATTTCTATAGGTTGCGATAAGAAATGCGCTTATTGCATTGTCCCGCACACTAGGGGCAAAGAAATTTCTATCCCTATGGATTTGATTTTAAAAGAAGCCGAGAAATTAGCGAATAACGGCACTAAAGAGCTCATGCTTTTAGGGCAGAATGTGAATAATTACGGCGTTCGTTTCAGCAGCGAGCATGCGAAAGTGGATTTTAGCGATTTGTTGGATAAATTGAGCGAAATCCAAGGCATTGAAAGGATACGATTCACTTCGCCTCACCCCTTGCACATGAACGATGAATTTTTAGAACGCTTTGCCCAAAACCCTAAAGTGTGTAAGAGTATCCACATGCCCTTACAGAGCGGATCTAGCGCGGTGTTAAAGATGATGCGAAGAGGTTACAGCAAAGAGTGGTTTTTAAATAGGGTGGAGAAGCTAAAAGCCTTAGTGCCTGAAGTGGGCATCAGCACGGATATTATCGTAGGCTTTCCTAATGAGAGCGATAAGGATTTTGAAGACACGATGGAGGTGCTAGAAAAAGTGCACTTTGACACGCTTTATAGTTTCATTTACTCCCCACGCCCTTTTACTGAAGCGGGAGCTTGGAAAGAAAGAGTGCCATTAGAGGTTTCATCTTTAAGGTTAGAGAGACTGCAAAACAGGCACAAAGAAATTTTAGAGGAAAAAGCCAAATTGGAAGTGGGCAAAACGCATGTGGTGTTGGTGGAGAATAGGCGTGAAATGGATGATCAAATCGTGGGTTTTGAAGGGCGCAGCGATACGGGGAAATTCATTGAAGTAACTTGTAAAGAAAAAAGGAATCCGGGCGAGCTTGTAAAAGTGGAGATTATCTCTCATTCCAAAGGGCGCTTAATGGCAACCACTAAAGGCAACTAAACACCCCATAAAGAGCAGGTTTAAAGGCAAGAATTGAGCTTAAAATTTTTCAGGAAAAGTATCGTTTTAAAGGTTGTCCCTCGTTTGGCGTTTGGAGTCCTTTGGTTGTTGCATAAAACTTGCAAAAACCGCTATTTTTTAGCTCAAGATTTAAAAGAAAAACCCTTTATTGTAAGCTGTTGGCATGGCGAGCTTGGCATGATCGGGTTTGCGTATTTAAGGCTTCAAAAACCTTCTGTTTATGTGATCGCAAGCCAGCATTTTGACGGCTCTATTGCGGCGGGTTTGTTTGAAAGCTTTGGTTTTAAAAACATTAGAGGTTCTAGCAAAAAAGGAGGGGTTAAGGTTTTGATAGAAGGGCTTAAACGATTGAAAGAAGGTTGCGATGTCGCTATCACTCCTGATGGCCCTAAAGGCCCACGACACAGCATAGCGGATGGGGTGATCGCTTTAGCTCAAAAATCAGGCGTGGGGATTAGCGCTTGTCGGGTG
Protein-coding regions in this window:
- the miaB gene encoding tRNA (N6-isopentenyl adenosine(37)-C2)-methylthiotransferase MiaB, whose product is MKVYIETMGCAMNSRDSEHLLSELSKLDYKETNDPKMADLILINTCSVREKPERKLFSEIGQFAKIKKPNAKIGVCGCTASHMGADILKKAPSVSFVLGARNVSKISQVIHREKAVEVAIDYDESAYAFEFFEKKAQIRSLLNISIGCDKKCAYCIVPHTRGKEISIPMDLILKEAEKLANNGTKELMLLGQNVNNYGVRFSSEHAKVDFSDLLDKLSEIQGIERIRFTSPHPLHMNDEFLERFAQNPKVCKSIHMPLQSGSSAVLKMMRRGYSKEWFLNRVEKLKALVPEVGISTDIIVGFPNESDKDFEDTMEVLEKVHFDTLYSFIYSPRPFTEAGAWKERVPLEVSSLRLERLQNRHKEILEEKAKLEVGKTHVVLVENRREMDDQIVGFEGRSDTGKFIEVTCKEKRNPGELVKVEIISHSKGRLMATTKGN
- a CDS encoding lysophospholipid acyltransferase family protein; translation: MSLKFFRKSIVLKVVPRLAFGVLWLLHKTCKNRYFLAQDLKEKPFIVSCWHGELGMIGFAYLRLQKPSVYVIASQHFDGSIAAGLFESFGFKNIRGSSKKGGVKVLIEGLKRLKEGCDVAITPDGPKGPRHSIADGVIALAQKSGVGISACRVVCKNAWRLNTWDQFEIPKPFSEVRYYMLESVIIPKEWELSRAKEYLKARMDSVGFEESQRGLGA